The sequence CTTCGCCTGATACCTATGGCAAAACAGAAGCAATCATCGGCAACTGGTTGTCTCGCAATCCGCAACGCCGCCAAGAACTGATCATAGCGAGTAAAATTGCAGGGCCCGGGCTTCCTTGGGTTCGAGATGGAGGCCCTATAACAGGTGAAGCCGTAATTTCAGCAGTTGACGCATCATTAATACGTCTACAAACAGACTATATCGATCTTTACCAACTGCATTGGCCAAACCGAACAACGCCTCACTTTGGCAAACATTTCCCGAATCATATTCGATTCAGTGACATCGACCGAAAACAGCATGAAGCGGAGATGCTAGAGATCCTGCAAGCACTGGCAAGCTGTATTAAAGCAGGGAAAATCCGCCATGTGGGTTTGTCTGATGACACCACTTGGGGTATTAACACCTATCTCAAACTGAGCGAAAAACACGATTTGCCGCGAATGGTCTCTATTCAGAATGAATTTAGCCTGCTGCACGCAAAAGACTGGCCATATTTGATTGAGAACTGTGTGCATGAAGATGTCGCTTATCTGCCATGGTCACCTTTAGCTGCAGGCATGTTAAGTGGAAAGTACATCGATGGCGCAAGACCGGAAGGCAGCCGTTGGACTTACATGCAACGCAAAGGCATTTTCCGCGACACTGAGTCTGCCAATGAAGCCGTAAAAGGATATGTCGAAGTGGCGAACGCTCACGGTTTTACACCGAGCCAACTGGCATTAGCTTGGTGTAATCAAGTTGATGGAGTGACCTCCACTATTATTGGCGCAACCACCATGGAACAGTTGAAAGAGAACGTAGCAGCGTTCAGCAAACCGTTGTCAGAAGAGATCCTTACCGATATCAACACAGTGTTTAAGCGCTACCCTGCCCCATATTAAATAATCGGTTTAGCCTAGCTCTTCTCAGTTCGCCTAACCTTCTCGGTTCAGCGAAACTTAGGCAAGTAAATCACATAAGAGCGCACTATTTAGTGCGCTTTTCTTTTTTAAGTGGGTTGCTTTTGCTTTTTATGTGGATCGCATTGAGCCATCACGCTTTTGGTTCTCCAACCTTTGCTCTATAATGCGCGGGCTTATATCTAGGATAAAAACATGATTTCAAAAAACCAATTAAAACTCCTTCGTGCTTTGGGCCAAAAGAAACAACGTAAAGCCCTTGGCTTGTTTCTAGTTCAAGGTGAAAAGAACGTTCTTGAGCTGTTCAATAGTGACTTAGTCGTAAAGAACGTCTTTGCTACGGCTGATTTCCTATCTGAAAATCACGCGTCACTGTTTGAGTTTGATTGTGTTGAAGCCTCGTTGGATGACCTAACCAAAGCAAGTACTTTGGTGAGTAACAACGCGGCGATTGCGGTTGTTGAGATCCCAACATTTGAACTACCAAAAGCTACTGGGTTAATGATTGCACTAGATGGTGTATCTGATCCGGGCAACCTAGGTACGATTATTCGCGTGGCAGACTGGTATGGCATTAAGCATATCGTTGCAAGTAGCGATTGTGCAGACCCATACAACCCGAAAACGATCAGCGCGACCATGGGCAGCTTTGGACGAGTACACGTAAGCCAAACAGACTTACCTGAATACTTAGAGCAAGCGAATCTGCCTGTTTACGGAGCGTTCTTAGAAGGCGAAAGTGTTCATAAGACGGAATTTACTGCCAACGGTATTTTACTGATGGGCAGTGAGTCTCACGGAATTCGTGAACACGCCGCTAAATACGTGACTGATAAGATTACGATTCCAGCATTCGGTGGCGCAGAGTCTCTGAATGTAGCAATGGCGACAGGTATTATTCTCGACAACATGCGTCGTCAGCATAGCTAATCGATTCAAAAGTAAACGACTAAATAGAACTCGCGGATATGAAGAGCAAGATTCCCTATCTTGCTCGTCCCTCGCTGCAGGGAATGACGTAACTTAGAGATAGAGACAAAACCAACCACCAGCTCTCACCGCACAAAGCATCAAGTAGATTTTGAAATATAACGTTGGCAAGTAGGTCAATAATTAACTGAATCATCAGCCGTCATCCTCAAGAAGGAGGGACGACTGAGTTGGGGATCTTTTTTGGGAAAGTTTATTTCAAGTAGCAGAATTACTTTTCTAGCATTGCC comes from Vibrio syngnathi and encodes:
- a CDS encoding aldo/keto reductase — translated: MEYSKLGSSQIPVSRICLGSMTWGLQNTQQQADQQIEYSLSQGINFIDTAEMYAVPPSPDTYGKTEAIIGNWLSRNPQRRQELIIASKIAGPGLPWVRDGGPITGEAVISAVDASLIRLQTDYIDLYQLHWPNRTTPHFGKHFPNHIRFSDIDRKQHEAEMLEILQALASCIKAGKIRHVGLSDDTTWGINTYLKLSEKHDLPRMVSIQNEFSLLHAKDWPYLIENCVHEDVAYLPWSPLAAGMLSGKYIDGARPEGSRWTYMQRKGIFRDTESANEAVKGYVEVANAHGFTPSQLALAWCNQVDGVTSTIIGATTMEQLKENVAAFSKPLSEEILTDINTVFKRYPAPY
- a CDS encoding RNA methyltransferase → MISKNQLKLLRALGQKKQRKALGLFLVQGEKNVLELFNSDLVVKNVFATADFLSENHASLFEFDCVEASLDDLTKASTLVSNNAAIAVVEIPTFELPKATGLMIALDGVSDPGNLGTIIRVADWYGIKHIVASSDCADPYNPKTISATMGSFGRVHVSQTDLPEYLEQANLPVYGAFLEGESVHKTEFTANGILLMGSESHGIREHAAKYVTDKITIPAFGGAESLNVAMATGIILDNMRRQHS